Proteins from one Romboutsia sp. CE17 genomic window:
- the cspBA gene encoding bifunctional germination protease/germinant receptor pseudoprotease CspBA encodes MNIIEYEVVVKYNGDILALEDELGVSVEILSPVYAIITTDDENKIRNLLSYSQIEYVEKPFILETQDTQSFSSTGITSFKNRSGLTGKGTLLGLIDSGIDYTLPVFKDSNGRSKILYYWIQDIPGNPPDGFKEGTLYTNEDINNAMENKSIPISLTNFHGTHVASIAAQIANEANLIVVKVGSRTVDNYSRSTEFMRAIKFILDKALELKMPVSINISYGSNEGSHRGLSLFEQYIDDMCLFWKNNISVAAGNNRDKGGHKNIKLENRTEEVEFTIGENERIININIWPNFADDFNVYLVNPSNQKTQAISLTSGEIRNSIGSTRIKGYFFPIAPYSIQRRITFQLTTDTYITPGIWKIVFIPIQIVEGNIDIYLPTSEGLSRDTRFLEPTTELTVTVPGTSRRVITVGSYNSRTDIASVFSGEGDYRRCALKPDILAPGEDILSYLPGGNEGALTGTSMATPHVSGVCSLLMQWGVVDGNDPYMYSAKIKAYLLKSAKRSEYISYPDNLRGYGLLDLATLELDQMANMNNELEFIRKKRKKKKYNDSFDRSINYSRAPLNLNGMNVEFTNGFEEELKKVAPEDEFYKLSENFGVVYFNNITAEKIRAIGSISQIVRVEPLIRLDLFGKISQGTTNGVNANEEIGVNFFKNNPNLTLSGKGVLIAIIASGIDYLHPDFIYPDGTSKIVYLWDQTKDGSPPNGYNIGTEYTRDQINEAISNNDSTLSSDDEGYGTILSGICAGLGNVNKDYAGVAEDAELIVVKLGKINGYYNNAMSYIAGQYAYEKAFNLNRPLIINEYTGSNSLVGITTRNLTNLAFYIRGLCIISAAGDEGNTQTHTSGKLLNKGYIKELELEITDEEEYIDIEIWMNRPDTARVSIISPTGEISKELEVSDFNIITGKFDLEDTLYSITYVYPTTFSGQQQTIVNLINVKRGIWKIRLTGDYITNGIYNAYLPNREFLNPDTKFRNSNPSSTINYPATYNDTITVGAYDSINRSLWPGSSRGPTIQESLKPDFIAPGVNIIGPYPGGGYGMITGTSPSVSYTAGCAAIFIEYLLVDNNYPNKVFVQKLRTLFRVGAVREEDQEYPNNNSGYGVLNIKNTFDIFR; translated from the coding sequence GTGAATATCATCGAGTATGAAGTAGTAGTTAAGTATAATGGTGATATATTAGCATTAGAGGATGAATTAGGAGTGAGTGTAGAAATTTTAAGTCCTGTATATGCAATAATAACTACTGATGACGAAAATAAGATTAGAAACTTACTTTCATATTCTCAAATTGAGTATGTAGAAAAGCCGTTTATATTAGAAACACAAGATACTCAAAGTTTTTCAAGTACAGGAATAACATCTTTTAAAAATAGAAGTGGATTAACAGGTAAAGGAACCTTGTTAGGCCTAATAGATTCGGGAATAGACTATACATTACCTGTTTTTAAAGATAGTAATGGAAGGTCTAAGATACTTTACTATTGGATACAAGACATACCAGGCAATCCACCAGATGGATTTAAAGAGGGAACATTATATACTAATGAAGATATAAATAATGCAATGGAAAATAAAAGTATACCGATATCACTAACTAACTTTCATGGAACACACGTTGCTAGTATTGCAGCTCAAATTGCAAATGAAGCCAATTTAATAGTTGTTAAAGTAGGAAGTAGAACTGTAGACAATTATTCAAGAAGTACAGAATTTATGAGAGCTATAAAATTTATACTAGACAAAGCTTTAGAGTTAAAAATGCCTGTATCTATAAATATTAGTTATGGTAGTAATGAGGGTTCTCATAGAGGTTTATCTTTATTTGAACAGTATATAGACGATATGTGTTTGTTTTGGAAAAATAATATATCAGTAGCTGCTGGAAATAACAGAGATAAAGGCGGACATAAAAATATAAAGCTCGAAAATAGAACAGAAGAGGTTGAGTTTACTATAGGGGAAAATGAAAGAATAATAAATATAAACATATGGCCGAACTTTGCAGATGATTTTAATGTTTACTTGGTGAACCCATCAAACCAAAAAACTCAAGCTATTTCTTTGACTTCAGGAGAAATAAGGAACTCTATAGGTAGTACAAGGATAAAGGGATACTTTTTTCCTATAGCTCCATACTCTATACAAAGAAGAATTACATTTCAATTAACAACCGACACTTATATCACTCCAGGAATCTGGAAGATAGTTTTTATTCCGATACAAATAGTTGAAGGTAATATAGATATATATTTACCTACATCTGAAGGTCTAAGTAGGGACACTAGATTCTTAGAACCAACTACTGAGCTTACCGTTACTGTACCTGGTACTTCTAGAAGAGTTATTACCGTAGGAAGTTATAATTCAAGAACAGATATTGCATCTGTTTTTTCAGGAGAAGGGGATTATAGACGATGTGCATTAAAGCCAGATATATTAGCACCAGGAGAAGATATATTATCTTATCTTCCAGGGGGAAATGAAGGTGCACTAACGGGAACTAGTATGGCGACTCCGCATGTAAGTGGTGTATGCTCACTACTTATGCAGTGGGGGGTTGTAGATGGTAATGATCCATATATGTATTCAGCGAAAATAAAAGCTTATCTTCTCAAATCTGCAAAAAGATCAGAATACATAAGTTATCCAGATAACTTACGAGGATACGGTTTACTAGATCTAGCTACATTAGAACTGGATCAAATGGCAAATATGAATAATGAATTAGAATTTATTAGGAAAAAAAGAAAAAAGAAAAAATATAATGACAGTTTTGATAGAAGTATAAATTATTCTAGAGCTCCACTAAACCTAAATGGAATGAATGTAGAATTTACAAATGGATTTGAAGAAGAACTAAAAAAAGTAGCTCCAGAAGACGAGTTTTATAAATTAAGTGAAAATTTTGGTGTAGTATACTTTAATAATATTACAGCAGAAAAAATTAGAGCAATAGGATCAATTTCTCAAATAGTTAGAGTAGAACCTTTAATTAGGCTTGATTTATTCGGAAAAATATCTCAAGGAACTACAAATGGAGTTAATGCAAATGAAGAAATTGGAGTTAATTTTTTTAAAAACAATCCTAACTTAACGCTAAGCGGTAAAGGAGTTCTTATAGCTATAATAGCATCAGGTATAGATTACTTGCATCCAGATTTTATATATCCAGATGGAACGTCTAAAATAGTTTATTTATGGGATCAAACAAAAGACGGAAGCCCTCCAAATGGATATAATATAGGAACAGAATATACTAGAGATCAAATAAATGAAGCAATATCAAACAACGACTCTACTTTATCAAGTGATGATGAAGGGTATGGAACAATTTTATCTGGAATATGTGCAGGGCTTGGTAATGTAAATAAAGATTATGCGGGTGTTGCAGAAGATGCTGAACTTATAGTTGTAAAATTAGGAAAAATAAATGGTTATTATAATAATGCTATGAGTTATATTGCAGGTCAATATGCATATGAAAAAGCTTTTAATTTAAATAGACCATTAATAATAAACGAGTATACTGGTTCAAATAGCTTGGTTGGTATTACGACAAGAAATCTAACTAATCTAGCTTTTTATATTAGAGGACTTTGTATAATATCGGCAGCAGGAGATGAAGGAAATACTCAAACTCATACTAGTGGAAAACTATTAAATAAAGGTTATATAAAGGAGTTAGAACTTGAAATAACTGATGAAGAAGAATATATTGATATAGAAATATGGATGAATAGACCGGATACAGCTAGAGTTTCTATTATAAGTCCTACTGGAGAAATAAGCAAAGAGTTAGAAGTTAGTGATTTTAATATTATTACCGGTAAATTTGACTTAGAAGATACTTTATATTCAATAACATATGTATATCCAACCACTTTCTCTGGACAGCAGCAAACTATAGTAAATTTAATAAATGTCAAAAGAGGCATATGGAAAATTAGGTTAACTGGGGATTATATAACTAATGGAATATACAATGCATATTTGCCGAATAGAGAATTTTTAAACCCAGATACTAAGTTTAGAAATTCAAATCCATCAAGTACTATAAACTATCCTGCAACATACAATGATACTATAACAGTAGGAGCTTATGATAGTATAAATAGAAGTTTATGGCCAGGTTCTTCTAGAGGACCGACAATACAGGAATCATTAAAGCCTGACTTTATAGCTCCAGGTGTAAATATTATAGGTCCATATCCTGGAGGTGGTTATGGAATGATAACAGGTACGTCTCCTAGTGTAAGCTATACAGCTGGATGTGCAGCAATATTCATAGAATACTTACTTGTAGATAACAACTATCCTAATAAAGTATTTGTCCAAAAGCTAAGAACATTATTCAGAGTAGGAGCAGTAAGAGAAGAAGATCAAGAGTATCCAAATAATAACTCTGGGTATGGGGTACTAAATATAAAAAATACATTTGATATATTTAGATAA
- the cspC gene encoding bile acid germinant receptor pseudoprotease CspC yields the protein MEKSYSIIYQGDIIKALEENGINRYMILNGQLAVIYVDENFDENTLESISEITWVQEAQPMSSLIQIQDGVENGETVTDASGTDYIENSPYLSIGGEGSIIAIIDSGIDYMHPDFINEDNTSKIISIWDQDGNTNPPPEGMIFGSEYTRQDINNAISNNDSSLTKDDIGTGTIAAGIASGGGALNPLYKGVAPKSELVVVKLKSYEGTYENGKINYLNTDFLAAIKYVLDISKRENKNTIINLTIAERSRSIILTNLLDTFPYLNSSGVILVSGAGNEGNTNIHYEGTFSDDSSEPIDITLEVGEQNSLDITICPNGPGRLGVEIISPTGEVSYNVQYSPDEEVYKGKFNLENSPYLIKLTYPWILSGNEEIYIKIFNIRPGIGTIRVFPEFFAKGEFDLYLPNGNLIPNNTRFLDPNSYSTITLYGATENVITVGAFNDKTNGMWIGSSKGPMKSNIVIKPDIVAPGVDIISPFINSTYIKSTGTGVSSSLTSGVLALIMEYISTLGTYQRKLLFTKVLKTYLMLGATKNPIYTYPNSSQGYGVLNLRDTIVAIANNI from the coding sequence ATGGAAAAATCTTATTCTATAATTTATCAAGGAGATATTATTAAAGCATTAGAGGAAAATGGAATAAATAGGTATATGATTCTAAATGGTCAATTGGCAGTAATTTATGTAGATGAAAATTTTGATGAAAATACACTAGAAAGTATAAGTGAAATAACTTGGGTTCAAGAGGCCCAACCTATGAGTTCACTAATACAAATTCAAGATGGAGTAGAAAATGGAGAAACAGTAACCGATGCATCAGGTACTGACTATATTGAAAATAGTCCATATCTATCTATTGGAGGAGAAGGTTCAATTATAGCGATAATAGATTCTGGAATTGATTATATGCATCCTGATTTTATTAATGAGGATAATACTAGTAAAATAATTTCAATTTGGGATCAAGATGGAAATACAAATCCACCACCAGAAGGTATGATATTTGGAAGTGAATATACTCGCCAAGATATAAATAATGCAATATCAAATAATGACTCTAGTTTAACTAAAGATGATATAGGAACAGGGACTATTGCAGCTGGAATAGCATCAGGTGGAGGTGCTTTAAATCCATTATATAAAGGCGTGGCACCCAAGAGTGAATTAGTTGTAGTAAAATTAAAATCATATGAAGGAACATATGAGAATGGAAAGATAAATTATTTAAATACTGACTTTTTAGCAGCTATTAAATATGTATTAGATATATCAAAAAGAGAGAATAAAAACACTATTATAAATTTAACAATAGCAGAGAGGTCTAGATCAATTATACTTACAAATTTATTAGATACTTTTCCATATTTAAATTCTTCAGGAGTTATATTAGTAAGTGGAGCAGGTAATGAAGGAAATACAAATATACATTATGAAGGAACATTTAGTGATGATTCATCTGAGCCTATAGATATAACACTTGAAGTGGGAGAACAAAATTCTCTTGATATTACAATATGCCCCAATGGTCCAGGAAGACTGGGGGTGGAGATTATATCCCCTACTGGAGAAGTAAGTTACAACGTTCAGTATTCTCCAGATGAGGAAGTGTATAAAGGAAAGTTTAATTTGGAAAATTCACCATATTTAATTAAGCTTACTTACCCATGGATACTTTCAGGAAATGAAGAAATATATATAAAAATATTTAATATAAGACCAGGAATTGGTACCATAAGAGTATTTCCAGAATTTTTTGCAAAAGGTGAATTTGATTTATATTTACCGAATGGAAACTTAATACCAAATAATACTAGATTTTTAGATCCTAATTCTTACTCAACGATAACTTTATATGGAGCTACAGAGAATGTTATTACTGTTGGTGCATTTAATGATAAAACTAACGGTATGTGGATAGGGTCTTCTAAAGGTCCTATGAAATCTAATATTGTCATAAAACCAGATATTGTTGCTCCGGGTGTAGATATTATTTCTCCGTTTATAAATAGTACTTATATTAAGTCAACAGGAACAGGGGTTAGTTCTTCTTTAACCAGTGGTGTTTTAGCTTTAATTATGGAATATATTAGTACCCTAGGAACTTATCAAAGAAAATTATTATTTACAAAAGTATTAAAAACATACTTAATGCTTGGAGCAACTAAAAATCCAATTTACACTTATCCAAACAGCTCTCAAGGATATGGTGTTTTAAATTTAAGAGACACCATAGTTGCTATAGCAAATAATATTTAA
- a CDS encoding CDIF630_02480 family spore surface protein, with product MLQNRTTALNGENNRRLNLKLAVDQGLNAPISEADQIMPHSNVTIPSEENVIHAKDWVDNGSQT from the coding sequence TTGCTACAAAATCGTACTACTGCATTAAATGGGGAGAATAATAGAAGACTAAACTTAAAATTAGCTGTTGATCAAGGATTAAATGCTCCTATATCAGAGGCAGATCAAATAATGCCACACAGTAATGTAACTATTCCATCTGAAGAAAATGTTATTCACGCAAAAGATTGGGTAGATAATGGAAGTCAAACTTGA
- a CDS encoding AI-2E family transporter has translation MKDKKIYFNIVLTVVVSYILIKLIDNYNYFFDVITLLLSLLTPFVIAFILAYILNPIVNLLEKKLKIKRIFSLFITYGFFVLLLGASILFTVPSIVSSLADIVNQLPVYATQTQEFLISFVESLKHVDPNTLKDVANKTMAAMPEFSNIFIGYIGNIFNTTFSIGKFIVQLGLAFIICFYILLEKESFITFSKKLVYILLGEKFGKFTLDVCSTLNSNIGKYFSGKILDSAIVGILSAIGLYFVGSKYALLFGTLVGFMNLIPYFGPVIGMAPVVIINLFYSPKIALFSLIYLILVQQLEVAIIEPKIVGGQLGLSPFLTILAVTIGGGFFGIPGMILSVPIMGVLKIYIVEFIDSKQINLNN, from the coding sequence TTGAAAGATAAAAAGATTTATTTTAATATTGTATTGACAGTAGTTGTTTCTTATATTCTTATAAAGCTCATTGATAACTACAATTACTTTTTTGATGTAATTACTTTACTTTTATCATTGCTTACACCATTTGTAATAGCATTTATATTGGCATATATACTAAATCCAATTGTTAACTTATTAGAAAAAAAACTAAAGATTAAAAGAATTTTTTCATTATTTATTACATATGGATTTTTTGTATTACTTTTAGGAGCATCTATCCTTTTTACAGTGCCCTCTATTGTTAGTAGCTTAGCTGATATAGTAAATCAATTACCAGTATATGCAACTCAAACTCAAGAGTTTTTAATTAGTTTTGTAGAGAGCTTAAAACATGTAGACCCTAATACTTTAAAAGATGTTGCTAACAAAACAATGGCCGCTATGCCTGAATTTAGTAATATATTTATAGGATATATTGGAAATATATTTAACACTACATTTTCAATAGGTAAATTTATAGTTCAACTTGGACTTGCCTTCATAATATGCTTCTATATTTTGTTAGAAAAAGAAAGCTTTATAACATTTTCTAAAAAGTTAGTTTATATTTTGCTAGGTGAAAAATTTGGTAAATTTACTTTAGATGTGTGCAGTACTTTAAACTCTAATATAGGTAAATATTTCTCTGGTAAGATACTAGACTCTGCTATAGTTGGTATTTTATCTGCTATAGGTCTTTATTTTGTAGGATCTAAATATGCATTATTATTCGGTACTTTAGTTGGTTTTATGAATTTAATACCGTACTTTGGACCTGTAATAGGTATGGCACCTGTAGTTATAATAAATCTATTCTACAGTCCTAAAATAGCTTTATTCTCTCTAATATATCTAATATTAGTTCAGCAATTAGAGGTGGCTATTATTGAACCTAAGATTGTTGGTGGTCAACTTGGACTTAGTCCATTTTTAACAATACTAGCAGTTACTATAGGTGGTGGATTCTTCGGAATTCCAGGTATGATTTTATCAGTTCCAATTATGGGAGTTCTTAAAATATACATTGTTGAATTCATAGATTCTAAACAAATAAATTTAAATAACTAA